The following is a genomic window from Apodemus sylvaticus chromosome 10, mApoSyl1.1, whole genome shotgun sequence.
ACACTACGTGGGGAAAACTGGAGTGATGGCGTCTATTAGGTCCTTGGGCAAGTTTATCAAGTCATCTGAGAAGATGGGAGTTCAGACCTAACAGCACTAGATGCTAACTGCACCCGAGGCCAAGCTTCATTCAGGCGGTTGCGGAAAGTTACACTTAAGATCTCACCCTCCCCGGAGAAGGTTCTCGCTCCAGGTACCGCTAGTTTCGTGGTCGTAAATTTTCCTTCACGTTACACCTGAGGATCCCAAACAGAAAAGTCGCTCGCGAGGGCGAACACTGCGCAAGCAAGCGTAGAAGGGGCAGCAGGTCGCGTTGCGCACGCGCAGTTCCCTTGGCCCCTCCGCTGTTTCCTGGTGTGGAGCCGAACGCGGCTTCCCGCCCCGCCCCTTGCGTTGCCATGGAGAGTGGCTAAAGCCCGCCTGAGGCAGCGCCCTGGGCCTGGTGTCCTCTGGCGGGGTTCGCGTGGACGATGTTGAGCCTCACGGAGCTTCCTCAAAAGACCGCAGACTTTGCGGAGATGCGGTCCGGGCCCCTGGGTCGCTGCAGTCACTTTTTTTGGCTGGGCGTCGCCTTCGACACGGTGGGTGTGGCAGTGTTGTTCACTGGCGTCTTCGCCAACTTGCTGTTCTACGACATGCTGCTCTATTTGGGTTCCATCATCGTCTTCGTCAGTCTCCTGTGGTGGATCTCCTGGTACACCGGCAACATCGAGGCGCTCCCGGAAGACCCCTTGAGGGAGACTTCGCACCGCGACGGCGGGGTGCACCGCAGCGGCAGCCATCGCTTCTCGCTGACCCTCAGGAGCGTCTCCAACACTTTTCAGCGCATccgccggcggcggcggcgccgaCTCCACCCGCGGGTCGTCCAGAGGACCAGTAGCATCAGCTCCACCGACCCGGGCCGGCTGGAAAGGAGCCGCGACGCCAGAACCGCGGGCGGCAGAGCGTTGTTACGGCCAGGGAAGCTCGAGTCTGTTCTGAACCAGTTTAGCGGAGTCCAGGCCTCTAAGAGCCTGCCTCTGGTCCTTGCCCATACCCCTCTTTCCATCTGTACTTCTAGGAGCCAACCTGTCTTTTCGGTGACCTCACAGAGCTACCCTCTGGCGTCTGACAGCAATTCTCAGATGGCTTTGTCCTCTGACAGCCATGTGCCTGTGGATTCTCTTCATCCTCAGCAGCGCTCTAGGATCAGCGTGGCCTCTCGGAGCTACCCTCTGCAACGGGCAGAAAGTCAGAGCCACCTCCTggtgcccatgtcctctggaagtttCTCTATGATCTCTCAGAGACACCTCCAGTCCTCAGACAGCTATGTGTCTGTCCCTGTGGACCCTTACTTTCAGGAGCGCTCTGAGATCAGCGCGGCCTCTCGAAGCTACCCCCTGGAACGGGTAGAAAGTCAGAGCCATCTCCTGGTGCTCTCTGACAGTTTATCTATGGTACCCATGACCTCTCAGAGCGAAATCCAGCCCTCTGTATCCTCTGAAAGCTTTGTATCTGTGGACCCTTACTTTCAGGGGCACTCTAAAATCAGTATGGCCTCTCGGATCTACCCTCTGGAACGGGCAGAAAGTCAGAGCCACCTCATAGTGCCCGTGCCCTCTGACACTTTGTCTATGATACCTGTGACCTCTCAGAGCCAAATCCGGCCCTCTATATCTTCTGAAAGCTGTGTGCCTGTGGACACTCAGTCTCAAGAGCGCTCTAAAATCAGCGTGGCCTCTCAGATCTACCCTCTGGAACGGGTAGAAAGCCAGAGCCACCTCCTAGTACCCAGGCCCTCTGACAGTTTCCCTATGGTACCCATGACCTCTCAGAGCCAAATCCAGGGATCTCTAGCCCAACAAAGCCATCTCCAGAATCTTCCTCCTACTTCTCAAATTCCTGAAACTGATAAAACTTCTAAGACCCATACTTTGGCCAAGGGGGTTCCTGTGGTGCCACCTGGGTCTGCCCAGGCCTCTTTAACCCAGACTTCTCAAAGACCTTCATCTGCCCAGAAGGTTCCTAAGAACTAAAATGCTGAAGCTTTGGAGACTCTCCCAGCACCCAGCTTGAAACTAACTCAGGAGCATCCTGACCCTTCATCACCTGTCAGTAAGGCCATAGATTCAGACACTCAATAGTGTGACAGTTCTGGAAACCCTTCAGCCTTGGGGACAGTGAGGAAAAGTCACTCTAATAGGAATCAGACATGAGCCATTTGAATGTCTACTAAAGCCTTTGCCAAGTAAGTGGCTTGGAGAAAAAGTTACCAACATTATTACCCTTTTTATTGTTAGTGTTCTAGTGGCTTTCTCAATTCCTGTAGTGGGAACAAAGTGGCCTGGACTTCAGGGATTAGCCATTTTGATGTTTTTGAGACCAGTTCTTTGAGTAGTTGAGACTAAGGCTTTGCCTACTGTATTGAATAATgaaatctttttccttttgtttaaggTTAGAGGATGGAGCCAGAGGAATGCTATTCTTTTAGGAA
Proteins encoded in this region:
- the LOC127693928 gene encoding uncharacterized protein LOC127693928, whose protein sequence is MLSLTELPQKTADFAEMRSGPLGRCSHFFWLGVAFDTVGVAVLFTGVFANLLFYDMLLYLGSIIVFVSLLWWISWYTGNIEALPEDPLRETSHRDGGVHRSGSHRFSLTLRSVSNTFQRIRRRRRRRLHPRVVQRTSSISSTDPGRLERSRDARTAGGRALLRPGKLESVLNQFSGVQASKSLPLVLAHTPLSICTSRSQPVFSVTSQSYPLASDSNSQMALSSDSHVPVDSLHPQQRSRISVASRSYPLQRAESQSHLLVPMSSGSFSMISQRHLQSSDSYVSVPVDPYFQERSEISAASRSYPLERVESQSHLLVLSDSLSMVPMTSQSEIQPSVSSESFVSVDPYFQGHSKISMASRIYPLERAESQSHLIVPVPSDTLSMIPVTSQSQIRPSISSESCVPVDTQSQERSKISVASQIYPLERVESQSHLLVPRPSDSFPMVPMTSQSQIQGSLAQQSHLQNLPPTSQIPETDKTSKTHTLAKGVPVVPPGSAQASLTQTSQRPSSAQKVPKN